The genome window TCGCAAATCGCCCGGTTGAACTTTCCGGCTTCGTACGACCGCTTGGCGCGGCGACTGCGCCGACGTTCGAATCCGCTCGACCAGAACGCCGCGCTGGAATTCCTGCGTCGCCGCGACGACGCGCAGGCGGCGTGGCACGCGGTCATGGCCGTCATCGACCCCGCGAGGTCGTGCGGAGACGCGGAGGCGACCCGGCGGATGGCCGAAATGCACCGGTTGTGGACCGCGGACGAGGCGTTCTTCACCGAATTCGCGTGGGCGTTTTTTGAAGCCGAAGACTGGACGATGTGCGAGCGTCGGATGTTGTTCGATCCGGTGATCGCAGCGGAATACCCGTGGTTCACCCTCTTGCCGCGTGCCTGGGACGAGGTCTGGCTCGCGCCGCCGATCGGGCCCGCGGCGGATGTGTCGGCGCGGCAATCAAGACCTGGACTCGGCTCGCGCACGCATTCGGCCGCCATCGATCGTGCGTTTCGGCGGGTGCTCGACCTGTCGCCGCGGGTCGGAAAGGCGGCCATTCTCCAAGCTCTCGCCCCAGGGGCGGCGGCCGCCGACGACGAATCACAGGCACGTCGTTTCGCGTTCACTTCGTTGGCGGATCGACTTGCCGGCGAAATCGGCGTGCTGCGCGTACGCGTGCGTGCGCCGGGGGAGTGTCCCGAGATCACCGGGGGCAAGGACGCGATCGTCGAGGTGGATGTGGCGGTTGACCGCGCGGGCGCACTGCGCTTTGTCTTCGGCGATGGAAACGGGACGGCACGCACGGACGCCGACGGCGCGGTCGTCCATCTGGGCAAGCGCTGGGCCAACGTGAAGGACGGCGTTGCGGTGATCCGTTGTGACGATCCGGCGGAGTTCTATCGCCGCCTCCGCGCGCTCCCCGATTCGCTCGCGGTGGTCTGGATCGACGGTAGAATTCTCTATGGAGAGTCTGTTTCCGCCGAGAACGCCGCGGGCGACACCGCGCCGCCATGACGGCCGCGCTATTGTGGAGACGACTTCGCGCGGCGGGCCACGATCCGATCCGCCTCGCCCGTCTCTGCCAAACGCTTCCCGATCTCCTGGCGCCGATTCTGACCGACGAAGCGCTGAACCGAGTGCTCGAGTCCGGCCGGGCTTGGCTCGACGAGTCCGCGACGGCGACATTGACGCGCGTGCGGGATATCGCCCAGGCGGGCGAGCGCGAATTCGGAGAAACCGACGAACGATTTCACGACGTCGCGCCCTGCCCGATCGTTTTCGCATGGCGAGCGTCGCCGGGATCGTCATACGCACCCGCCGCCGTGGTGGAGGGTGTCATTCGGATCGGCGCCCAGCAGGGACGCGTGGGTCGGATGTCTTTTCAGCATGCCGTCGAAGAAGCGCTCACACTGGCCGACGCGATGGTTCCGGGGCCCGAGCGGCCGATCCTGCGCTTGCGCCGCGAAGAATGGGCGACGCTGCTCGACGACGGCAGCGCGGGTTTTGCCGTGTTCTTTCACGCGGTGAGCCTGCTGCTGGCCGTGCCGGTGATGGGGAATCTCGCGATTTCGGCGGGGCTGGAGAACGGCCGGCTCGCGCCCGCCGCGCGCATCGCCGACAAGGCCCGGGCGGTGCGCCGGTCGGGGCGTGGCATTTTCGTGGTGTGCGGCGACGACGCGGCGCGCGCCGCGGTGGACGCGGAGCCGTCGCTCTCGGTGATCGCACTGCCGCAGGGAGCGTCGGCGGTGACGGCGTTCGGTATCGCGATCGGCGAGCTCATTCTGAAGTGCCTTTGGCAACCGCTGCACATCGCACCAACCGCGCGGTTTCTGCTCGAGCGCGCGCGGATCTCGGGTCGCCGCGGATTTGACGTGCTCGACGACCTCGGACGCATTGTGATGATGCTCGCAATGTCCCCGCCGCCGCCGTGCGAGGACGAGGATCTGGACGCGCTGCGCCTCGACGCCCTGCGGCTCGATTGCGCCCTGCTGGCCGAGCGCGGGCGATGGGACGCGCTGGCACGCGCGCTCACCGATCTCGACCGGCTCCTGCGCGACCTCGAGGCGGATCGGGCGTGCCCGTCGAATTTCGAGGATGCCTACTGCGACTGGCCGCTGTTCATGGCGGCGTTCTGCCGAGGCATCGGGCGCGGAACCGATATCCGCGAGCACCTGGCCGAGGCGCGGCACCGTGCGTCGAAATTCTGGCCGCCGAACCGGCGGCGCGTGGAGAGGATTGCGGAACTCGAGCGGGTCTTTCTGGCTTGACCGGGTTCAGGATTGCGGGCGATTGTCCGCAACGAAATCCACGCACTTCTTCTTTTTTACGTCTAGCCAATTCAGGATGCGTGTTCCGCACAGGAATCCGAAATAGGCAAAAACGGACGCGGCAACTCCCGAGCCGATTCCCCATACCAAGAGTCGTTTGTCGCCATCGGGATAAAGCGAAAGGCTGAGCCCGGCGAGAATCGCGGCGACAACCGCGACCGCCACCGCGCTAATGTTGAGGTAAGCGATCTGGCCGAGGCGGGTATTGATCTTGGACAGCGAGAACTCGTGCAGGGCTTTGATCTCCGCGTCGACCTCCTCGAAGAGGCGGACGTTGCTCATGTTCCGGTTCCACAGGTCGAACATCTCGATGCCCTGCTCCTGCGAAGTGATCTCGCAAAACCAGTACTTGTTGTGGAAGAGCAGGAAGTCCTGACGCAGATCCTCGATCTCCCTGGCCAGCTCGGGGTGGTCAACGCCCCGGTCGTGGATCTTCTGTGTGATCTCGGCGCTGCGTTCCGAGAAACGCAGGAGCCCCGCGCGCAGCGTGACGAGCAGATTCGCCATCTGGAAGTACATGGTTTCGAAGTCGCGGCGCAGTTTGGTTCGCGCAAACCAGTTTTCGTCGCTCGTGCCTTGGACCAGCATAACGCCGCCGTAGCGGCAGAATCCGTAGACCGTGCCCAAGTCCCGATAGCGCAGGTAGAGCGAAGATTCGAGCAGATGGTCGCGGATGAGCGAATTCTCGTGGTAAGTGTTCTTCGCCGGGTCCGCGAAGACCAGCCGATAAAGGAATTCGCGGTATGCCTGAGACTCGCCCGTCAGTTCTCCGAACGGGTTCTGGGGTTCACGTGGGTTCGAGGACATCGTCGCCCCAAGCGGCGTGAATCCCGTGATGCTTTCGTGGAGATACGTATAAGACCAGTAAAATCCCCGCTCGTCGAAAATCGGTCCCTCGACTTTCAGGTCCGGGCAGCGGATGTCGGCTACGAATCGGTCTATCCAGAACTGGAAGTGGCGACCGATATACCCATCTTGTGGGCTGTCGGACTGGTTTCCCATGACGAAACAGTCGAATCGAGCTCCGAAGTCTTCCGAGGCTCCCTGGCCGTCCGCACTTGGAACGTTGGTGAAGTTCCCTTTCTCATCCAGGAAGCCGAAACGCACGAAATTTGGAAGCTCGCCGATACCCTTCTGCGAGGCACCCCATCCTTCGTCGGGCCGATGGTCGGCGTTTCCCCGAAACATCTCCGCTTCGCCGATATCCACGAACGACGGCCCCCGACGGCGAAGCAGATTCGTCACGTCGAAGGCGTCGGCCATCGTCAGGAGCGTCTGATTTCCCTGCTGAGCGACCTTGCGGCTGTCCCAGACGACTTCGATCGAAAGGATCGCCACGTCCACGTCGTAGAGCATCACCGCGACGTCTTCGACGCGAAGCCGCACGAATCGTTCCGATTCCTCCCGATCCATCCGTCTCGGCAAACCGATCTCGACGTAGAGGTTTTTCTTGCAATCGTCCTTCAGATTGTAGACATAAAGCGCATCGAGCGACCCGGATCGATCAGCCGCCTTTTGGTTTTGCGGCACGAACAGCAGCTTTCGCGCGTGCGGGTGGAAGTAGACGTATTCGGCGTAGGTATCGGGACGGCCGATCTGGATCTCGGGCGAAGCGGTTTGAAACCACGCTCCCGAGAGGGATGCCCGTTTGCTCGCGGGAATGGACTTGAACGAGCCCGCGGCGAGCCGCAGCGGCAGGAAGAAGAAGGACTTGTACAGCCACACGCGCTCGGCGTCCGGGGTCTGCGTCATCGTGCGTTCGCTCCGTTACTCGTTCTAGACCAGTCGACCGTAACCGCTCGACGTTTTCGCGCCGATTCCGTCGTTCTTCAAGGCTTCCAGGAGAATCCGCATGGCGAGTGCGGTCCAGTCCCGTTCTCCCTCGAGCGCGATCAGGAACTTCGTGCCCGGCGCGACGTTGATGTACGCTACAGGGGTCGGGCTGTCCCAGTCCGCGGGAGGCGAATCGTCGCCCCGATAATAGTTCGGGTGATGCACGGTCATCACGTCCGGAAGGAACGGCTTGCCTCCCGGACCGCTGCCCGGGATGTACCACGCGTCGTGGAAGATCACGCCGCCCGCGCCCGCCACGTGGCCGAACAGCAGGTCGTGCGTGGTGAAGTCCCAACCGTGTTGCTCCTCGTTTTCACGTCGCTGCTCCGGCGTCCATGCAGGCGAGGGCATGTACTGCTTGCGGACCGGATCGGTCACGTCGTCGGACGTCGCATGTTCTTTCGCGAGCCCGCCGTACACGCGGCGGCAGGTGTGCGACGCGAGGCCCTTGAGCGCCGAGCCGGGCAGGATCGGCACGCCGTAGGTGCGATGCAGCCGCAGCGAGGTTTCGAGCACGCTGTCCGCTCCGAGACCCACCGCGATGCGGGAGGAGGCGGAGACGGGACTCTGAGAAAATCGATCGGCATCCGCGAATCGACTGTTCCAGCGCTCGAACGCCCCTGAGTAGGCTGGTCCGAACGAATTCAGTCCGGCCAGCTTGACGTACAGCTGCTTTTCGGAATCGTGAGCCGGCTCCCCCAAGCTCGCCACATAACGTTCGAGCGCGAGTCCAGCATGGCTGAATGCGATGAGGTTGGGGTCCGGAAAGTGGTTTCTGCGCGCCTGGACTTCCGGCATCAGCGATCTCCTCGTGCGGCGTCGTTAGTGGGATCGAGGCCATAGATCCCCTCGGCGTAGCGCTTGTACCAAATGGACGCGTCGAGAACCTGGCGCGTCGCGAGCGCATACTTCCGAGTGTCGGGGAAGGATTGGATTTCCGTCTGCACCGTGTTCTGCGTGTATCCAAGAATCGCAGCCAGGTCAGAGAGCACCCAGCCGAACTCGGGCTTTTTCTGCTCGTCGTACTTACTGGCGATAAACGCCACGGCCTGCGAGAGGCCGTTCGTCAGAACGAGATACGGCAGACGCATCCAGAGTCCGCCGTACTTTTCCATCTTGTCCTTTTTCGCGACACGAGCCGGCGTCTGCATGTGGACATACGCGAGACGGGCCCATTTCTGCGATTGAATCTCCGCCATCGTCGTCCTCCCTCAAGCGCCCGCGATGAAGCGGGCGACGCCGCGGCCCACGGTGGCCTTGCCGCCGAACTGCGTTGTGCGGTCGGCTCCGGCGGCGCCGACGGCGTGATCCAGAACCTGTGCGTCCGTCAGGTTGACGTCGCTCTTACGGGATTTCTCGCCCATCGCGACGCCCCACAGCAGGCTCTCCGCAGGGAGGGCTTCCTCGTACCAAAGCTGGCCGTTGGCGACCGTCTTGGTGTCTTCCGCGATCCGAATCCGCGCGCAGATCTCGGTCGCGGTTTCATAGAGGAAGGCGAAGTCGTCATCCGAAACGATGACAAAACGCGCTTTGAAAAGTGCTCTCCACGTCGCGGCGGCGGAATTTGGCGTTGCTTGGATGGGCCAGAGCAATGATGAGAAATGCGTCGCCCACAAGTCGGCTGTCTCATTGCCGGGACTCGTGCCGTTAGGCGGATTCACAGCGACCTTCAACTTCAGATCTTCCAGATAGACTGACCCCGCCGCGACAACCCCGCCATTGGCGGGAGACTTCGTGAAAACGTCGGCGTCCGCGAAGTCGAACTCAAATTGAGCCGGAGTGCCCATCGCGTCCCGCCGATACCGCTCCAGCACCATCGGCGACGTCACCCACGCGAAAGTGCCGTACAGCGAACGCACGGGCAGGCACAGCAGCCGCGCGTCGCCGAACACGATCGCCCCCGCATAATCGCTCGCATTTCCGGTCTCGGGGCCGAAGACCGCCGTCTTTTGATCGTCCGCCAGACTCGATTCCGCGCGTAAAACGCCCTTGACGGTGCTGCCGGGCACGATGGGCAATTTCGTCGCCTTTTCGCGCGCGATGGGCAGGTCGACGAGGCCGATGCCCTGTCCCGTTCCGGCGTGCAGCGGCGAGAGCGCGTGGATGAAGTACATACGTTTCGCGGTCATGATTTCCCTCCTCGCGCGTTCACCACGCGCCCCAGACGGCGAGTCCGAAGCCGTCGTGTTTAAGATTCGCCAAACCGTTCGACTCGGGCGCGTCGCCGTCGCTCATCGAAGACGCGAGCCACAACGCATCCGGGTTCACTTCCGTGTTGTCCACCTTCTCGAAGAAATAGACCGACCCCGCCGGCGTCATCCGACGCAGCGGCTTCGGCCCGCCTTCGATCCACTTTCCGTTTTCCAGGCGACGCTTGATCTCCCAACCTGCCAGCGGCTTCCATCGCGGAATGCGTGCGCCGACGAGCTCAACCTCCGTTTGGGTCCCCGGGATTTTGCCCTTGAATGTTTGTGGGTCGATCCAGTGGGGTCGCCAGCCACCGGCGTAGATGGCTGGCGTCACGAGCACCATGCACAGTTGGGTCGCCGATTCGACGGTCGTTTTCCACGTCGGGGGCACAGTTGGCCAAGCGTCAACGACCGAGAAGTCCGCAAACCGCCCCTCGCCACCGATGCGGTGCGTGTAGCCGTTCAGACCGTCCGCGCTCGTGTTTCCCGTGTCGACGATCTTGACGACGAGCCCGGTCGTGACTTCCTTGCCCTGAAAATCGATCGCCTCCGTCGAGAACAACATGCCGGGTACTCCGGCGTAGTTGCCGCCTATCGCCACGTGCGTGCGCCGGTCGCGCTCGAGGGAAATGCCGCCGATGGACGACTGGTCGATCGACTCGCCCCCAGGGATGAGCCACTGACTTGCGAGATCTGTGACCTTCCAGAAGTCGCACGCCTTCCCGTATTCGGGTTTGCCGGCCTTGCTATTGAGCGGAAGTCCGACCGGTTTGAGACCGCCGGGCAGATTGCATCCGGCTCCCGGCAACTCGACGGGCCGCAACCGATGAAACGCACCACCTTCCGGATACGCATCCGCGGGCGCGGGGACGTAGACCTCGCTTCCGACGCGCAGCAGCGGCCCCTGGAATTTCCAGTTCACGACCGTGTCGGCCATGGCCTGGGGGAAGTCGTCGTTGTTTGCCTTTCGAACGATGGCTGTGCGCAGAGTCCCGGCCACGGCGCTCGGCGTGGGAAAGGGCAGCGACACCGCGCCACCCGCGCCCGTGTCGAAGGGTTTGGGATCGCGAAAGATCAGCGGACTGTTGGGAGTGATGACCACGCACGTCATAACGCGCCTCCTTGCTGCGCCGCCGGGGCGTTCGGAACATCGACCGCCTCGCCGGAGTCGAGATAGGCCGGCAGCAGGGCGCGCGCCACAATGATCTCCTCCGCCATCTGCCGGAGAGACAGCCAAGCCTGATGTGCGAACGCCTCTTTCACAGTGTCGTTCGCCTCAGTCGGTGGCTCGGGAATCCGGTCGAGAATCATCTCGCGGACACGCTTCGTCAGTTGGTCTTGTTCGCCTTTCTGTTTTTTACCCAGCAGGCGTTTCAACTCGACGTGGAGCAGCTCCGCCGTGACCCAAGTTTCGCCGTTCTGATCCGTGATCGGCCCGGTCTGGCTAGCGTTCCCATAGTGGCGTGCGAGCGTGCGCATCTCGTATGCGAGGCGGTCTGGAATCAGATCCTCTCGCAGCAGGTGGACCCATCCCTTCATCCGCGTGACGGGGCTGGTGTGTTCGTGATAGGCGTCGCCATGCGTCGCGTCGGGCCACGCCATGCGCAGTTTGATCGGCGCGCCGGAGCGTTTATAGAGGTGAAACGCCACGGCGTTACCGCGTTTGCCATCGGCCTCCGCGAGTCGTTTATCCTCGGGGATCAAATTCGCGTTCGCAAACTCCCAACGCCCGCTCTTGGCGTCCTTCTCGGCGTCATGGGCGTTCTTGATCATTTCGCCCGCCATGGGCGTGAGCATGTGGACGATCGCCACGCCGACCGAGATAGTGCATCCCGTCACGTTCGTTCGAAAGCTCTGCTGAAGCGCTTCCACGCAATCGAGCATCCGGTCGAGCGGCACGAAGGCCAGCACGTCATCGCCGCCGGCGAAGATCGCGCTGCCGTTGGCGGCGGTTTCGACAATTTCATTCACACTATTTGCAAACGTCTGCATCCTCTGTGAGATTTCGCGATTCTCCTGAGGTGTCTTCGCGTCGCGGATCATCTTCCCCATCCCGTCGCCATCGCAGGCGATGACGGCGAGATATGGGCAAGGGGAAATTTTCGCACCGGTGACGATGTCTTTCAGGTCCTTCAGGTCTTCGACGTAGCTCGGGTAATCGCCCTTCAGACTGTCCAAGCGATCCGCAAAGAGTTGGTGGCCGTCGAAACAAAAGTCGCCATAACGGGTTTCATTCGTGTAGGAGAAGAATCCCGAGCGATTTTGTCCCTTCAGGTCCTCCAATTTTTGCCGGACCCCCAATACGGCTTGCTTCTGTCGATCGCCGTCGTCTCGGCGCATGACCCCGCGAATGAACGGATCGACCGCGATGCGCGAGCCTGGCGGAAAGTGCTCGTCGCCGGCGAGGCGTTTCACAAGGCCGGGCAGGTCGAGCATTTCGCCAGGTTTAATGCCCAGCTCGGCGCGGTGGTTGCGCCGATTGTCCGCCTCGAGCAGGCGTTGCAGCACGGACTCGCGACGCCCGTCCAGCGACGATTTGGAGACGCGATGCGCCTGAAGGCTCGGAACGAAATCGCTGAATTCCTCCCGGGCGTCTAACAGGCGTTCTACCTGAGATCGACCTGCCCGAAAATCGTTTTCATCGAGAGGAACCCACGCCGAATAGAACTCCACGCGCTGCTCGACTTTTTGCTCGTTCCAGACGTTGTCGTGAAAACCCAAATCGGGACCGTTGTTCAGCTTGTCTTGAACATCGTCGATCGCGTCATTCCACGGAGCGTACGCACCGACTCCGGCTTTCCCGCTCGCGTCACGTGGATCGACGCCATCGGGCAGGATCGCGAGGACTCGATCCGAGGTGGGCACGGGATTCACCGAGCCGTCTTCGCGAAAATGATCGTTCAGCGGCGGCGCGATAAAATCGACTCCGTGGACCGCTCTCTTGAGGGCCGCCGCTGCGGCCAGCGCCGTCTTCTCGACGAAGTTCGACGACCAATGCAGATCGCGCGACCGGCGCGACGCTTCAATGAATTCCTGCACCGGCCCCACCGAAAACATGAACAGGTGTTTTGCCATCTAGTAAATCCTCCTGCCGCCGTTGTTCTTCACCCACTCGCGAAACGCCGTGAGCACCTTCTGGCCGGCGGGGGCGGTCGTGACGGCGGGCGATCGCAACGGCTGATAACGCACCCCCGTGTCCCCCGCGCCCGAAATCGTGTCGAACGGCGCGGCGCTGCCTTTGACGTAGCGGTCCTTATCCTCGGCGTTCGGTGCCGCGTGCGGGTCCATCAACACGACCTGCCCATCGGGCGGATCGGTCTCGAACCCCACGATGACGGGGAGAAACTGGTCCTCACCAACCTGAATCGCCTTCGTGATG of Deltaproteobacteria bacterium contains these proteins:
- the cmr6 gene encoding type III-B CRISPR module RAMP protein Cmr6, which gives rise to MPEVQARRNHFPDPNLIAFSHAGLALERYVASLGEPAHDSEKQLYVKLAGLNSFGPAYSGAFERWNSRFADADRFSQSPVSASSRIAVGLGADSVLETSLRLHRTYGVPILPGSALKGLASHTCRRVYGGLAKEHATSDDVTDPVRKQYMPSPAWTPEQRRENEEQHGWDFTTHDLLFGHVAGAGGVIFHDAWYIPGSGPGGKPFLPDVMTVHHPNYYRGDDSPPADWDSPTPVAYINVAPGTKFLIALEGERDWTALAMRILLEALKNDGIGAKTSSGYGRLV
- the cmr5 gene encoding type III-B CRISPR module-associated protein Cmr5, with translation MAEIQSQKWARLAYVHMQTPARVAKKDKMEKYGGLWMRLPYLVLTNGLSQAVAFIASKYDEQKKPEFGWVLSDLAAILGYTQNTVQTEIQSFPDTRKYALATRQVLDASIWYKRYAEGIYGLDPTNDAARGDR
- the cmr4 gene encoding type III-B CRISPR module RAMP protein Cmr4 — translated: MTAKRMYFIHALSPLHAGTGQGIGLVDLPIAREKATKLPIVPGSTVKGVLRAESSLADDQKTAVFGPETGNASDYAGAIVFGDARLLCLPVRSLYGTFAWVTSPMVLERYRRDAMGTPAQFEFDFADADVFTKSPANGGVVAAGSVYLEDLKLKVAVNPPNGTSPGNETADLWATHFSSLLWPIQATPNSAAATWRALFKARFVIVSDDDFAFLYETATEICARIRIAEDTKTVANGQLWYEEALPAESLLWGVAMGEKSRKSDVNLTDAQVLDHAVGAAGADRTTQFGGKATVGRGVARFIAGA
- the cas10 gene encoding type III-B CRISPR-associated protein Cas10/Cmr2, whose protein sequence is MGPVQEFIEASRRSRDLHWSSNFVEKTALAAAAALKRAVHGVDFIAPPLNDHFREDGSVNPVPTSDRVLAILPDGVDPRDASGKAGVGAYAPWNDAIDDVQDKLNNGPDLGFHDNVWNEQKVEQRVEFYSAWVPLDENDFRAGRSQVERLLDAREEFSDFVPSLQAHRVSKSSLDGRRESVLQRLLEADNRRNHRAELGIKPGEMLDLPGLVKRLAGDEHFPPGSRIAVDPFIRGVMRRDDGDRQKQAVLGVRQKLEDLKGQNRSGFFSYTNETRYGDFCFDGHQLFADRLDSLKGDYPSYVEDLKDLKDIVTGAKISPCPYLAVIACDGDGMGKMIRDAKTPQENREISQRMQTFANSVNEIVETAANGSAIFAGGDDVLAFVPLDRMLDCVEALQQSFRTNVTGCTISVGVAIVHMLTPMAGEMIKNAHDAEKDAKSGRWEFANANLIPEDKRLAEADGKRGNAVAFHLYKRSGAPIKLRMAWPDATHGDAYHEHTSPVTRMKGWVHLLREDLIPDRLAYEMRTLARHYGNASQTGPITDQNGETWVTAELLHVELKRLLGKKQKGEQDQLTKRVREMILDRIPEPPTEANDTVKEAFAHQAWLSLRQMAEEIIVARALLPAYLDSGEAVDVPNAPAAQQGGAL